The DNA segment CTGGCCGCGCTAATGACCCGGGTGTAGCTCATGGGGCTGCCGGTCATGCCGAACGATACGTCGAAAGCCACAATATTCTGCAGCAAGGGCTGGGCAGGCTGGGTAGAGGCAGTACCGGCCTTGATGCTCAGGGTGCCGTTATTGGCACTGTAGCTGTAGACCAGTTGCCGCAGCGGGAACGCCGTCTGGCCGGCAGCCGGCGCCCTGGAACCGGCATAAAGCTGAGACGAGGTTTGGCAATCGGAAAGGATGGTCCAGTTCGGCGCGACCCCGGCCGTACCGATGTCGGCGGTGACAATGGTCAGGGTGTTGGTGGTGTTGTCCCAGAGGATCGGGGTGTTAAGCGCCGTCGGCCACTCAATCGCTGGCGGTACCGGGATGTAACTGCCAAAGCTCAGGCAGCCGTACATGCCGGTCATGCGCAGTTCCTGGATCATCTTGCTCAGCACGAAGCGGGCGTCTTCCTGCAGGCGCGCTGCCGAGTTCTGACTGGAAAAGGTCGTGCGCGCGGCAATGAAAATCTGCACCACCCCGAAACTGACCACCAGCCCGAGCGCCAGCGCCACCATGATTTCGATGAGACCGAACCCTTGTGAACGGCGCTTCATGGCGTCACCCCGACCCCGATGCGCGAGGTAAGTACGAAGCTGCGTGCAGCCGCCGCAGCAGGCGTTGCTCCGCTGGCCAGGTCTTCAGGTTGCTGGGCACGGCGGTCATTCCAGTAAATGGTGATGGTGACCTCCTGGCCGTTAATGGCAATCTTGCTTTGCGCGCCATCGGTGCCGGCAAAACCCGTGACATTTTCGCGGAAGTCCGACAGGTCTCTGGAGCGCGCATCGTTTCCGGGCGCTGGCGCCGCCGACAGGCTCGACAACCCATAGCTGGCGAGCACATTCGCGGTGCCATTGGAGGTGGCGTTGCCGATCACGTTGGCCCGGATGCGATCCATCATGTCATAGGCAATGAAGCTGGCCTGGCTGGTCATCGCGGCACTGTCGGTGTACTTGAGCGCATTGAGCTGAATAGCAGCGGCGCCCAGCAGACCGATGGCCAGAATCAGCACCGAGATCAGCACCTCGATCAGGGTCATGCCCGCCTGGGCAGCGCGACAGGTCTTGGTCATCCGCAGCTTCCATTCAAAACGATTCTTCCGGTCAGGCAGACATACAACGCCTTGCTGATCGTGCCGCGAGTGTAGGTCATGGTCACCTGGCTGGCCGGTGTCGCCACCCCGCCGAGGTTGTTGAATTCGATGGCTGCCACATTGCCGGTGGCCAGCGCCGCACCGGCACTCATGCCGCTCAGGGTCCTGAGGGTGGTCGGGTTGGTTTTTGTGTCAGTGATTCGCAGGTCGGCGGTCCAGTCGGCGCCGCTGACCGGCGCGATGCGGATCGTCATGCCACGGTTGATCGCCTCCAGCCGCGCATAATTGAGCGCCCGCTGCAGGTCGCTGACTTCAGTCTCGGCGCGGTTGTTCTGGATCATGCTGCTGAACCCCGGGATGGCAACGGCCGCCAGAATTCCCACCAGAGACACAGTGACTAACAATTCGATCAGGCTGAATCCCTTGGCGGAACGAGGCATTAAGTGTCTCCTTGACGATACGACTATAAAGCGGCTGCAACACCGAACAACCGTTACAAGGATATACGGTCATTTACGACTGACGAGTGTCAGCTTTTCTTCCAGGGAGGGAAGATCGATGAAACAGAGCGGTTTCACGCTATTGGAGCTACTGATTGCCCTGATTGTTCTGAGCATTCTGAGCGGGCTGGCAGCGCCGGGCCTGAGCGACCTGTGGCAAGCGCAACAACGGCTGGTGGCGGCCCGCGAGCTGGCCGGCGGTATACGCGCCGCAAGGGTCGCGGCAATCACCCGCCATCAGCAGGTCAGTATTCAGGCACTTGGGGAGGACTGGAGCCAGGGCTGGCAGATCATCGCCGAGCACAATCAACAACGGCCGGATGGGCCGGTGCTGCTGGAGCGGGTGCTCAATGGCAAGCTGCGGATCGTGGGCAATAGCAAGGTCGCACAGAAGCTCACATTCAGCGAGTTGGGCGGTTTGCGCGGCGGCGGCAACGGCACCATCCACGTGTGCCTCAGAGACCAGCCGGTCAGCCACTACCGGGTGGTGGTGGCGATTACCGGGAATGTGAGGGTGGTGGAGCGGCAAACCGATCAGCCGCTATGCGGCTGAGCTGTACTTTGAGGGCAGACCTTGAGGGCGTATCAGGTCACCGACTTGACCCGCAGCTCTTTAGGCATCGAGAAGGTGATGTTTTCCGGGCGGCCATCGAGTTCCTGAGCGCTGCTGGCGCCCCACTCCTGCAACTGCTGGATCACACCGCGCACCAGCACTTCCGGCGCCGACGCGCCAGCAGTAATACCGATGTTGTGCACCCCGTCGAACCAGCTGCGCTGCATGTCTTCGGCGCCATCGATCAGGTAGGCCGGGGTCGCCATGCGTTCGGCCAGCTCGCGCAGACGGTTGGAGTTGGAACTGTTGGGGCTGCCTACAACCAGCACCACATCGCATTCGTCAGCCAGTTGCTTGACCGCATCCTGGCGGTTCTGGGTGGCGTAGCAGATGTCATCCTTGCGCGGCCCGCCGATAGCCGGGAAGCGCGCCCGCAGGGCGTCGATCACCCGGCTGGTGTCATCCATCGACAGCGTGGTCTGGGTCACAAATGCCAGGCGCTCGGGGTTGCTGACCTCAAGCCTGGCGACATCCTGCTCATCTTCCACCAGGTAGATGGCCCCGCCATTGCTGGCATCGTACTGACCCATGGTGCCTTCGACTTCCGGATGGCCGGCGTGGCCGATCAGGATGCACTCACGGCCATCGCGGCTGTACTTGGCCACCTCGATGTGCACCTTGGTGACCAGCGGGCAGGTGGCATCAAAGACCTTCAGGCCGCGGTTGGCCGCCTCGCTACGCACAGCCTGGGATACACCGTGGGCACTGAAGATGACGATGACGTTATCCGGAACCTGGTCCAGTTCTTCGACGAAAATGGCCCCACGCGAGCGCAGGTCCTCGACGACGAACTTGTTGTGGACCACTTCGTGGCGCACATAGATCGGCGGCCCGAACACTTCCAGGGCCCGGTTGACGATTTCGATCGCACGGTCCACACCGGCACAAAAGCCGCGGGGGTTGGCGAGTCTGATTTGCATGTTGGCCTCGGCAGCCTGTGGCTGTATAGGGTGCGCAGCTTTTGCCGCTCCCGCAGGAGCGGCTTCAGCCGCGAAAAACGTTACGAATCCAGCGCCACGACTTCGAAGATCTGCACTTCGAAATCAAGGGTCTTGCCGGCCAGCGGATGGTTGAAATCGATGGTCACCTGCTGCTCATCGAAGTCTTTCACCACACCCGGCAACTCGGTATTGGCGGCATCGTTGAAAATCACCAGCAGCCCTTCGGACAGTTCCATGCCCTCGAACTGCGAGCGTGGCATGATTTGCACGTTTTGCGGGTTGTGCTGACCAAAGGCACCTTCGGGCGGGATGCGCACGCTTTTGTGATCACCGGCCTTGAAGCCGAAGATCGCCGCTTCAAAGCCTGGCAGCAAGTTGCCGTCGCCGACCTTGAAGGTCGCTGGCGACTTGTCGAAGGTGCTGTCCACGGTGTCGCCGTTTTCCAGGCGCAAGGCAAAGTGCAGCGTCACCTGGGTGTTCTGGCCGATGCGGATATCACCCGCTGATGATTGTTCAGTCATGAACAGCCTCTTCACTTTTCTTGCTCTTGAACATATCCAGCGCCAGCATCACCGCGCCGACGCTGATCGCGCTGTCGGCCACGTTGAACGCCGGGAAGTACCAGCGGTTCTGCCAGTGCACCAGAATGAAGTCGATCACATGGCCCAGCACGACGCGGTCGTAGAGATTGCCGATGGCGCCGCCCAGCACCAGTGCCAGGGCGACCGCCAGCCAGGTCTCATCGCGCCCCAGGCGCTTGAGCCAGACCACCAGCACCGCACTGACCACCAGCGCAATCACGGCGAACAACCAGCGCTGCCAGCCGGCGCCGTCCGCCAGGAAGCTGAACGCTGCGCCGGTGTTATATGCCAGGGTCCAGCTGAAGTAATCCGGAATCACGATGATCTGTTGGTACAGGTTCAACGAGTTCTCGAAGTAGTACTTGCTGACCTGGTCAACGACCAGGACCAGCAGGCTCAGCCATAACCAGGACAGCCGGCCGAACCGGCCGGTGCCCTTATCCAGCCCCGAGTCAGGCATAGTGACGCACCTCGCCGGCACCGCTGATGTTGTCTACGCAGCGGTTGCAGATTTCCGGATGCTCGGCGTGGCTGCCCACGTCTTCGCGGTGATGCCAGCAACGGGCGCACTTGGCGTGCCCGGACTTGACCACTTTGAGCTTGAGCCCTTCGACTTCGGTCACCACCGCATCGGCCGGCGCCGAAACGAACGGCGCGACGGTGGCAGTCGAGGTGATCAGGACGAACCGCAGCTCGTTGCCGAGTTTGGCCAGATCGGCACTCAACGCCTCTTCGGCGTACAGGGTCACTTCGGCCTGCAGGTTGCCGCCGATGGCTTTGGCAGCGCGCAGGTTTTCCATTTCCTTGTTGACCGCAACCTTCACCGCCATGACCCGCTCCCAGTAGGCGCGGTCCAGCTCGAAGCCTGCTGGCAGTTCGCTCAGGCCCTGATACCAGGTGTTGAGCATCACCGACTCGTTGCGCTCGCCCGGCAGGAACTGCCACAGCTCGTCGGCCGTGAACGACAGGATCGGCGCGATCCAGCGCACCAGCGCTTCAGAGATATGGAACAACGCCGTCTGGCAGGAACGCCGCGCAACGCTGTTGGCGCCCGTGGTGTACTGACGGTCCTTGATGATGTCGAGGTAGAAACCGCCCAGCTCCTGCACGCAGAAGTTGTGGATCTTCGAGTAGACGTTCCAGAAGCGGTATTCGCCGTAGTGCTCTTCGAGCTCGCGCTGCAGCAGCAGGGTGCGATCCACCGCCCAACGGTCCAGCGCCAGCATGTCTTCAGCCGGCAGCAGGTCGGTGGCCGGGTTGAAGCCGGACAGGTTCGACAGCAGGAAGCGCGCGGTATTGCGGATCCGCCGGTAGGCGTCGGCACTGCGCTGCAGGATCTGCTCGGAAACGGCCATTTCGCCGGAGTAGTCGGTGGCCGAAACCCACAGGCGCAGGATATCGGCGCCCAGCGTGTCGGTGACCTTCTGCGGCTCGATGGTATTGCCCAGCGACTTGGACATCTTGCGGCCGTTCTCGTCGACCGTGAAGCCGTGGGTCAGCAGCTCGCGGTACGGCGCATGACCGTCGATGGCGCAACCGGTCAGCAACGAGGAGTGGAACCAGCCGCGGTGCTGGTCGGAGCCTTCCAGGTACAGATCGGCGCGCGGGCCGCTGTCGTGGCCGATATTGTGCGAGCCACGCAGTACATGCCAGTGCGTGGTGCCGGAGTCGAACCACACGTCGAGGGTGTCGTTGATCTTGTCGTAGCTGGCCGCTTCGTCACCGAGCAGCTCGGCAGCGTCAAGCTTGAACCAGGCCTCGATGCCTTGCTGCTCGACGCGCTGGGCGACCTGCTCCATCAGCTCGACAGTGCGCGGATGCAGTTCGCCGGTTTGCTTGTGCAGGAAGAACGGAATCGGCACGCCCCAGTTGCGCTGGCGCGAGATGCACCAGTCAGGCCGGTTGGCGATCATCGAATGCAGACGCGCCTGGCCCCAGGCCGGGACGAATTTGGTCTGGTCGATGGCCTTGAGCGAACGCTCGCGCAGGCTGGCACCGGCAGCCGGCTGCTTGTCCATGCCGACGAACCACTGTGCCGTAGCACGGTAGATCAGCGGGGTCTTGTGCCGCCAGCAATGCATGTAGCTATGGCTGATGGTCTCGGTGTGCATCAGGTTGCCGACTTCAGCCAGCTTGTCGACGATGTTCTGGTTGGCCTTGAAGATGAACTGGCCACCGAAGAACTCCAGCGACTCGACATACACGCCGTTGCTCTGCACGGGGCTGAGGATGTCATCGTTGCTCATGCCGTAATGCTTGCACGAATTGAAGTCGTCTACGCCGTAGGCCGGGGCACTGTGTACCACACCGGTGCCGGCACCCAGCTCGACGTACTCGGCCAGGTACAGCGGCGACAGACGGTCGTAGAACGGATGGCGGAAATTGATCAGCTCAAGCGCTTTACCGGTGGCGGTGGCGATCACCGAACCTTCGAGCTTGTAGCGCGCCAGGCACGCCTCGACCAGCTCTTCAGCCAGCACCAGCAGGCGCTCGCCGGTATCGACCAACGCATAGTTGAATTCAGGGTGAACGTTCAGCGCCTGGTTGGCCGGGATGGTCCACGGGGTGGTGGTCCAGATCACGATGGCCGCGGGCTTGGGCAGCGCCGCAAGGCCGAAAGCGGCAGCCAGTTTCGCGTCGTCGGCAATCGGGAAGGCGACGTCGATGGTCGGCGACTTCTTGTCCTGATACTCGACTTCCGCTTCAGCCAGGGCCGAGCCGCAGTCGAAACACCAGTTGACCGGCTTGAGGCCCTTGAATACGAAGCCGCCCTTGACCATTTCGGCCAGTGCGCGGATTTCTCCGGCTTCGTTGGCGAAGTTCATGGTCAGGTAGGGATTGTCCCACTCGCCCAGCACACCCAGGCGGATGAACTCGGCCTTCTGGCCCTCGACCTGCTCGGCCGCATAGGCACGGCACAGCTCACGGGTCTTGTCGGCCGACAGGTTCTTGCCGTGGGTGACCTCGACCTTGTGCTCGATCGGCAGGCCGTGGCAGTCCCAGCCGGGCACGTAAGGCGCGTCAAAACCGGCCAGGGTCTTGGAACGCACGATCATGTCCTTGAGGATCTTGTTCAGTGCATGACCGATGTGAATCTTGCCGTTGGCATAGGGCGGACCGTCGTGCAGGACGAACTTGGGACGGTCCTTGCCAATTTCGCGCAGCTTCTGGTACAGGCCAATGCTGTCCCAGCGCTGCAGGGTTTGCGGTTCGCGCTGGGGCAGGCCGGCCTTCATCGGGAAGGCGGTGTCCGGAAGATTTAGCGTGGCTTTGTAGTCGGTCATTTCAGGCTCTTGGTTAGCGGTTGGCCATGCCAATGGGCACGGGCGGCGGCGACATCCGCATTGATCGCCGTCTTGAGCGCCTCCAGTGAGGCAAAGCGCTGCTCATCACGCAGCTTTTGGTGGAAAACCACCGTCAAACGCCGGCCATAGAGATCACCGGCAAAATCCAGAAGATGCACCTCGAGGTGGGCACTGCCATCGCCGGCCACGGTCGGACGCACGCCAATATTGGCAACCCCCGGCCAGACCTGACCGTCAATCAGGGTGCTGGTCAGATAGACCCCGCTCAGCGGCACGCGGCGGCGCTTGAGCTGCACATTGGCGGTCGGCGTACCGAGCTGGCGGGCCAGCTTCTGGCCATGCAGGACGCGCCCGGAAATCGCGAACGGGCGGCCCAGCAGTTGTTCGGCAAGGTCGAAGTCGGCGCTGGCCAGCGCCTTGCGTACCTTGGTGCTACTGACCCGCAGGCCATCGATCTCGACGGTCTGCGCCGCTTCGACAGTAAACCCGTGGGCGGCGCCGGCACGTTGCAGGAAATCGAAATCACCGGAACGGTCATGGCCAAAACGAAAATCGTCACCCACTTCAAGGTGCTTCACACCGAGGCCATCAAGAACAATGGTCTCGACGAACTCGGTGGCGCTGAGTTGGCTGAAGCGCTGATTGAATGACAGGCACAGGACCCGGTCAACGCCCTCTGCGCGCAACAGCTCGACTTTGTCGCGCAACCGCGCCAGGCGCGGCGGCGCGGTGTCGGGGGCAAAGAACTCGCGCGGCTGTGGCTCGAAGATCACCACGCAGCTGGGCAGGTCCAGTTCGGCGGCGCGCTCACGCAGGCGCGCCAGGATAGCCTGGTGGCCGCGGTGTACACCGTCGAAGTTGCCAATCGTGGCGACGCAACCCCGGTGCTGGGGGCGCAGGTTGTGAAGGCCTCTAACCAGCTGCATAACGCACATCTTGCTCATAAAGTGGCCGATTATACCTACAGAGGGACAAGGACGACAGGCACGTTACGTCTTGATCGCCTTGCGGGCAAAATCCTTCAGGCGAAAACCCAGCAACAGCAGCATGGCAAAGTAGGCCACGACCCCGGCCGCAACCAGAATCCCCAGACGAACGAAGCGTTCGAGCATACCGCCCTCTGCCCAGGCCGGCATCAACTGCATCACCCCCAGCAGCACGCCGGCCATGACAGCGACCGCCACGCACAGTTTGAGCAGGAACAGCGGCCAGCCCGGTTGCGGCTGGAACAACTGCTGACGACGCAGTTGCCAGAACAGTAACAAGGCATTGATCGTCGCGCCGACACTGATCGCCAGCGCCAGGCCGGCATGCTGCAAGGGCCCGATAAACGCCAGGTTGAGCAATTGAGTGACGATCAACGTGAAAATCGCGATTTTCACCGGCGTGCGGATATTCTGTTGCGCGTAGAACCCCGGCGCCAGCACCTTGATCAGGATGATCCCCAGCAAGCCAACCGAATAGGCAATCAGCGCATGCTGGGTCATCAGCGCGTCGTGATCATCGAACTTGCCGTACTGGAACAACGCAACCGTCAGCGGCTCGGAAATCAGCCCCAGCGCCAGGGTGCAGGGCAATACCAGCACAAAGCACAGGCGCAGCCCCCAGTCGAGAATCCGCGAATACTCATGACGGTCACGGTCGGCGTAGGTCTTGGCCAGGATCGGCAACAGGATGGTGCCCAGCGCCACACCCAACACGCCGGACGGCAGCTCCATCAGGCGGTCGGCGTAATACATCCATGACACCGAGCCTGCCACCAGAAAAGAGGCGAATATGGTGTTGATGATCAGCGAAATCTGGCTGACCGACACGCCGAGAATCGCCGGCAGCATCTGCTTCATCACCCGCCAGACACCCGCATCACGCAGGTTCAGGCGCGGCAGCACCAACATCCCGATGCGTTTGAGGTGCGGCAACTGATAAAGCAGCTGCAGCAGGCCACCGGCCAAGACCGCCCAACCGAGCGCCATGATCGGCGGATCGAAGTACGGCACCAGCAACAGTGCAAACACGATCATGCTGACATTGAGCAGGGTCGGCACAAAGGCCGGCACGGCAAAGCGGTTCCAGGTATTGAGAATCGCCCCCGCCAGCGAAGACAGCGAAATCAGCAATATATAAGGAAAGGTCACCCGCAGCAGGTCGGAGGTCAGGGCGAACTTTTCCGGCGTGTCGGCAAAGCCCGGCGCTGTCGCCCAGATGATCCAGGGCGCAAACAGCACACCGAGCAGGGTCACCACCGCCAGGGCCAGGGTCAGTAGCCCCGAGACATAAGCGATGAAGGTGCGGGTCGCCTCCTCGCCCTGCTGGTTCTTGTACTCGGCCAGGATCGGCACGAATGCTTGCGAAAACGCCCCCTCGGCAAAGATTCGCCGCAGCAGGTTGGGCAGCTTGAAAGCGATGAAAAACGCATCGGTGGCCATCCCGGCACCGAACGCCCGGGCGATGATGGTATCGCGCACGAACCCCAGAACCCGGGACAACATGGTGATGGAGCTGACCGCAGCCAGTGACTTGAGCAGATTCATTAGCGCAACAATTCGCCTCGAGCAAAGGACGCTGTTTGCTGTCGTCCATTTATGCGATACTCCGCGGCCCAAAAAAGCCCGAAGCCAAAGTCCGCGAGTGTACAGCCCCGGCGCCGGAAATGAATCACCGGCAAGGTGCAAGACCACTCGGCGCAAACTTGTATCTGCCCTTGACATTCATTGGGCACATCGGCATGATTCGCGGCCTTATTTGTTAGCTATTTCATAACAGTCTTTCGAGGAGCTTGACGGTGGCCAACTCACCTTCCGCCAAAAAACGTGCAAAACAGGCTGAGAAGCGTCGCAGCCACAACGCCAGCCTGCGTTCCATGGTTCGTACCTACATCAAGAATGTAGTTAAAGCCATTGACGCAAAAGACGCAGAAAAAGCACAAGTTGCTTACACTCTGGCTGTGCCTGTCATCGACCGTATGGCCGACAAAGGCATCATCCACAAGAACAAGGCTGCTCGTCATAAGAGCCGCCTGAACGGTCACATCAAGGCCCTGAAAGAAGCCGCCTGATTGACCTGTTCTTGAAAAAACCGACCTGAGGGTCGGTTTTTTTATGCCCGCGTTTTCTATCTGCCCTGCATCAACTGTTGCAGCGGCGCGTACTCGGCATGACTGACCGGCGCCAGCCCAGACGCCCCCTGCGACTTCAGAAAGTCGCCCAGCACCGCCCTGTCGCCCAGCATTACCGAGCCAATAGCACGCTTCAACTCATCACACAGGCTGCCGCTAAAAACGTAGGGGTCGTAGTAAATCGGCTCTGAACGCCACAGCACACGCAAGCTGTCTTGCTGCATGCGCCCCTCGCGCAGATAGGCATCGGCGCGCACACTGGCCACGAACACCGCGTCAATGCGCTTGCCCAGCAACGCATCCAGGGATTTGTCGTGCGAGCCCGAGTAGCTCACCGAACCGAAAAACTGCGCAAGCGGCAGACCGGTCAGCCGGGCAAACTCGGCGTTCGGGATCAGGCTACCCGAGGTACTGACCGGATCACTCAAGGCGACCGTCTTGCCACGCAGCGCCTCAAGGCTGTCGAACTCGCTGGCACGCACCAACAACAGCGCCTGATAATGATGCCCCGGCGGCGTGAAATACCCGCCATCAATGGTCAGGCTGGCAAACGGCTCGATACGCGGGTCACGACCATGCGCCAGGATATAAGAGGCCGGCCCCAGCCAGGCGATATCCACCCCGCCCGAGACGATCGCATCGACAACGCTCTCATAAGAAGAAGACGCGACGATCTCCACCGGCATGCTCAACTTCAGGCTCAACTGATCCAGCAACGGCCGGTACTCATGCAGCAGCACATCCATACCTTTCTTGGGTATGACCGCCACCCGCAAGCTCTTTTGCTGACACTGGGCATAAGCCTGCACAGTGAACAGCCAGAGCAGCAGCAACGTCGACACGACTCTTATTCCACGCATACCTGCTCCGGCTCATCGACTAACGGCACGTACTCACTCAACTGCTGCAACGACAGCGGCCGGCTGAAGTAATAACCCTGGGCGAAATCGCAGCCCACCCGCTTCAGGTAAAGCATCTGCTCGCGGGTCTCCACCCCCTCCGCAACCACCTCAAGTCCCAGGCGCTTGGCCAGGATGAGGGTCGACGACACAATCGGGCTGTCATCCATGACGCCCGACAAGGACGCAATCAGCGCACGATCAAGCTTCAACTTGGTCAATGGCAACGCTTGCAGGTGGGCAAACCCCGCATAACCTTTGCCAAAGTCATCAAGACTGATATTCAAGCCTGCATCACGCAGACGACGAAGATGCTCGACCGCCAGGTTTTCGTCTTCCAGCACGGCCGTTTCGGTAATTTCCAGGTCAAGCCACTCAGGCTTCAGGGCATGCCTGTCGAGTTCATCAAGGACCCT comes from the Pseudomonas sp. StFLB209 genome and includes:
- a CDS encoding PilW family protein, whose translation is MKRRSQGFGLIEIMVALALGLVVSFGVVQIFIAARTTFSSQNSAARLQEDARFVLSKMIQELRMTGMYGCLSFGSYIPVPPAIEWPTALNTPILWDNTTNTLTIVTADIGTAGVAPNWTILSDCQTSSQLYAGSRAPAAGQTAFPLRQLVYSYSANNGTLSIKAGTASTQPAQPLLQNIVAFDVSFGMTGSPMSYTRVISAASSAEIRSVRLSLTLRDPEARVANQTYSAVAYLRNRF
- the pilV gene encoding type IV pilus modification protein PilV → MTKTCRAAQAGMTLIEVLISVLILAIGLLGAAAIQLNALKYTDSAAMTSQASFIAYDMMDRIRANVIGNATSNGTANVLASYGLSSLSAAPAPGNDARSRDLSDFRENVTGFAGTDGAQSKIAINGQEVTITIYWNDRRAQQPEDLASGATPAAAAARSFVLTSRIGVGVTP
- a CDS encoding GspH/FimT family pseudopilin; the protein is MPRSAKGFSLIELLVTVSLVGILAAVAIPGFSSMIQNNRAETEVSDLQRALNYARLEAINRGMTIRIAPVSGADWTADLRITDTKTNPTTLRTLSGMSAGAALATGNVAAIEFNNLGGVATPASQVTMTYTRGTISKALYVCLTGRIVLNGSCG
- a CDS encoding GspH/FimT family pseudopilin — encoded protein: MKQSGFTLLELLIALIVLSILSGLAAPGLSDLWQAQQRLVAARELAGGIRAARVAAITRHQQVSIQALGEDWSQGWQIIAEHNQQRPDGPVLLERVLNGKLRIVGNSKVAQKLTFSELGGLRGGGNGTIHVCLRDQPVSHYRVVVAITGNVRVVERQTDQPLCG
- the ispH gene encoding 4-hydroxy-3-methylbut-2-enyl diphosphate reductase, with amino-acid sequence MQIRLANPRGFCAGVDRAIEIVNRALEVFGPPIYVRHEVVHNKFVVEDLRSRGAIFVEELDQVPDNVIVIFSAHGVSQAVRSEAANRGLKVFDATCPLVTKVHIEVAKYSRDGRECILIGHAGHPEVEGTMGQYDASNGGAIYLVEDEQDVARLEVSNPERLAFVTQTTLSMDDTSRVIDALRARFPAIGGPRKDDICYATQNRQDAVKQLADECDVVLVVGSPNSSNSNRLRELAERMATPAYLIDGAEDMQRSWFDGVHNIGITAGASAPEVLVRGVIQQLQEWGASSAQELDGRPENITFSMPKELRVKSVT
- a CDS encoding FKBP-type peptidyl-prolyl cis-trans isomerase; its protein translation is MTEQSSAGDIRIGQNTQVTLHFALRLENGDTVDSTFDKSPATFKVGDGNLLPGFEAAIFGFKAGDHKSVRIPPEGAFGQHNPQNVQIMPRSQFEGMELSEGLLVIFNDAANTELPGVVKDFDEQQVTIDFNHPLAGKTLDFEVQIFEVVALDS
- the lspA gene encoding signal peptidase II, giving the protein MPDSGLDKGTGRFGRLSWLWLSLLVLVVDQVSKYYFENSLNLYQQIIVIPDYFSWTLAYNTGAAFSFLADGAGWQRWLFAVIALVVSAVLVVWLKRLGRDETWLAVALALVLGGAIGNLYDRVVLGHVIDFILVHWQNRWYFPAFNVADSAISVGAVMLALDMFKSKKSEEAVHD
- the ileS gene encoding isoleucine--tRNA ligase yields the protein MTDYKATLNLPDTAFPMKAGLPQREPQTLQRWDSIGLYQKLREIGKDRPKFVLHDGPPYANGKIHIGHALNKILKDMIVRSKTLAGFDAPYVPGWDCHGLPIEHKVEVTHGKNLSADKTRELCRAYAAEQVEGQKAEFIRLGVLGEWDNPYLTMNFANEAGEIRALAEMVKGGFVFKGLKPVNWCFDCGSALAEAEVEYQDKKSPTIDVAFPIADDAKLAAAFGLAALPKPAAIVIWTTTPWTIPANQALNVHPEFNYALVDTGERLLVLAEELVEACLARYKLEGSVIATATGKALELINFRHPFYDRLSPLYLAEYVELGAGTGVVHSAPAYGVDDFNSCKHYGMSNDDILSPVQSNGVYVESLEFFGGQFIFKANQNIVDKLAEVGNLMHTETISHSYMHCWRHKTPLIYRATAQWFVGMDKQPAAGASLRERSLKAIDQTKFVPAWGQARLHSMIANRPDWCISRQRNWGVPIPFFLHKQTGELHPRTVELMEQVAQRVEQQGIEAWFKLDAAELLGDEAASYDKINDTLDVWFDSGTTHWHVLRGSHNIGHDSGPRADLYLEGSDQHRGWFHSSLLTGCAIDGHAPYRELLTHGFTVDENGRKMSKSLGNTIEPQKVTDTLGADILRLWVSATDYSGEMAVSEQILQRSADAYRRIRNTARFLLSNLSGFNPATDLLPAEDMLALDRWAVDRTLLLQRELEEHYGEYRFWNVYSKIHNFCVQELGGFYLDIIKDRQYTTGANSVARRSCQTALFHISEALVRWIAPILSFTADELWQFLPGERNESVMLNTWYQGLSELPAGFELDRAYWERVMAVKVAVNKEMENLRAAKAIGGNLQAEVTLYAEEALSADLAKLGNELRFVLITSTATVAPFVSAPADAVVTEVEGLKLKVVKSGHAKCARCWHHREDVGSHAEHPEICNRCVDNISGAGEVRHYA
- the ribF gene encoding bifunctional riboflavin kinase/FAD synthetase; the encoded protein is MQLVRGLHNLRPQHRGCVATIGNFDGVHRGHQAILARLRERAAELDLPSCVVIFEPQPREFFAPDTAPPRLARLRDKVELLRAEGVDRVLCLSFNQRFSQLSATEFVETIVLDGLGVKHLEVGDDFRFGHDRSGDFDFLQRAGAAHGFTVEAAQTVEIDGLRVSSTKVRKALASADFDLAEQLLGRPFAISGRVLHGQKLARQLGTPTANVQLKRRRVPLSGVYLTSTLIDGQVWPGVANIGVRPTVAGDGSAHLEVHLLDFAGDLYGRRLTVVFHQKLRDEQRFASLEALKTAINADVAAARAHWHGQPLTKSLK
- the murJ gene encoding murein biosynthesis integral membrane protein MurJ encodes the protein MNLLKSLAAVSSITMLSRVLGFVRDTIIARAFGAGMATDAFFIAFKLPNLLRRIFAEGAFSQAFVPILAEYKNQQGEEATRTFIAYVSGLLTLALAVVTLLGVLFAPWIIWATAPGFADTPEKFALTSDLLRVTFPYILLISLSSLAGAILNTWNRFAVPAFVPTLLNVSMIVFALLLVPYFDPPIMALGWAVLAGGLLQLLYQLPHLKRIGMLVLPRLNLRDAGVWRVMKQMLPAILGVSVSQISLIINTIFASFLVAGSVSWMYYADRLMELPSGVLGVALGTILLPILAKTYADRDRHEYSRILDWGLRLCFVLVLPCTLALGLISEPLTVALFQYGKFDDHDALMTQHALIAYSVGLLGIILIKVLAPGFYAQQNIRTPVKIAIFTLIVTQLLNLAFIGPLQHAGLALAISVGATINALLLFWQLRRQQLFQPQPGWPLFLLKLCVAVAVMAGVLLGVMQLMPAWAEGGMLERFVRLGILVAAGVVAYFAMLLLLGFRLKDFARKAIKT
- the rpsT gene encoding 30S ribosomal protein S20, producing MANSPSAKKRAKQAEKRRSHNASLRSMVRTYIKNVVKAIDAKDAEKAQVAYTLAVPVIDRMADKGIIHKNKAARHKSRLNGHIKALKEAA
- a CDS encoding phosphate/phosphite/phosphonate ABC transporter substrate-binding protein, whose translation is MRGIRVVSTLLLLWLFTVQAYAQCQQKSLRVAVIPKKGMDVLLHEYRPLLDQLSLKLSMPVEIVASSSYESVVDAIVSGGVDIAWLGPASYILAHGRDPRIEPFASLTIDGGYFTPPGHHYQALLLVRASEFDSLEALRGKTVALSDPVSTSGSLIPNAEFARLTGLPLAQFFGSVSYSGSHDKSLDALLGKRIDAVFVASVRADAYLREGRMQQDSLRVLWRSEPIYYDPYVFSGSLCDELKRAIGSVMLGDRAVLGDFLKSQGASGLAPVSHAEYAPLQQLMQGR